A genome region from Pseudomonas sp. N3-W includes the following:
- a CDS encoding CTP synthase produces MTRYIFVTGGVVSSLGKGIASASLAAILEARGLKVTMLKLDPYINVDPGTMSPFQHGEVFVTHDGAETDLDLGHYERFIRTTMTQNNNFTTGRVYEHVLRKERRGDYLGATIQVIPHITDEIKRRIIKGAGDADVAMVEIGGTVGDIESQPFLEAIRQLRFEVGAKRAMLMHLTLVPYIATAGETKTKPTQHSVKELRSIGLQPDVLVCRSDHPIDISSRRKIAQFTNVEERAVIALEDADTIYKIPGILHAQGLDDFVVERFGLQCGSADLSEWEAVVDAKLNPEHEVTIAMVGKYMELLDAYKSLIEAMSHAGISNRTKVNLRYIDSEDIENQGTALLEGVDAILVPGGFGLRGVEGKITAVQYARENKVPYLGICLGMQVAVIEFARNVLGWKDANSTEFDRASGHPVVGLITEWEDATGAVETRTETSDLGGTMRLGAQDCLLEPGSLVHDCYAKDVIVERHRHRYEVNNNLLPQIMEAGLKISGRSGDGALVEVVEAPDHPWFVACQFHPEFTSTPRDGHPLFSGFVKAALAQHQKKA; encoded by the coding sequence ATGACGCGCTACATATTCGTCACGGGCGGTGTTGTTTCTTCATTGGGGAAAGGCATCGCATCGGCATCATTGGCGGCCATCCTGGAGGCGCGGGGACTTAAGGTCACCATGCTGAAGCTGGACCCGTACATCAACGTTGACCCGGGCACCATGAGCCCGTTCCAGCACGGTGAAGTGTTCGTCACCCACGACGGCGCCGAGACCGACCTGGACCTGGGGCACTACGAGCGGTTCATCCGCACGACCATGACCCAGAACAACAACTTCACCACCGGCCGTGTCTACGAACACGTGCTGCGCAAAGAGCGCCGTGGTGATTACCTGGGCGCCACCATCCAGGTGATCCCGCACATCACCGACGAAATCAAGCGCCGCATCATCAAGGGTGCAGGCGATGCCGACGTGGCCATGGTCGAGATCGGTGGCACTGTGGGTGATATCGAGTCGCAACCGTTCCTCGAAGCCATCCGCCAGTTGCGTTTCGAAGTCGGCGCCAAGCGAGCGATGCTGATGCACCTGACGCTGGTGCCGTACATCGCCACCGCCGGCGAAACCAAAACCAAGCCAACCCAGCACTCGGTCAAGGAACTGCGTTCCATCGGCCTGCAGCCGGACGTGCTGGTTTGCCGTTCCGATCACCCGATCGACATCTCGTCGCGTCGCAAGATCGCCCAGTTCACCAACGTTGAAGAACGTGCGGTGATCGCGCTGGAAGACGCCGACACCATCTACAAGATCCCGGGCATCCTGCACGCCCAGGGCCTGGACGATTTCGTCGTCGAGCGCTTCGGCCTGCAATGCGGCAGCGCCGACCTGTCCGAGTGGGAAGCGGTGGTTGACGCCAAGCTGAACCCGGAACACGAAGTCACGATCGCCATGGTCGGCAAGTACATGGAGCTGCTGGACGCCTACAAGTCGCTGATCGAAGCGATGAGTCACGCCGGCATCAGCAACCGTACCAAGGTCAACCTGCGCTACATCGATTCCGAAGACATCGAGAACCAGGGCACCGCGCTGCTCGAAGGCGTCGACGCGATCCTCGTACCCGGCGGCTTCGGTCTGCGTGGCGTGGAAGGCAAGATCACCGCCGTGCAGTACGCTCGCGAAAACAAGGTTCCCTACCTGGGTATCTGCCTGGGCATGCAAGTGGCCGTGATCGAGTTCGCCCGCAACGTGCTGGGCTGGAAAGACGCCAACTCCACCGAGTTCGATCGCGCCAGCGGTCACCCGGTCGTGGGTCTGATCACCGAGTGGGAAGATGCCACCGGCGCCGTCGAAACCCGTACCGAAACCTCTGATCTGGGCGGCACCATGCGCCTTGGCGCTCAGGACTGCCTGCTGGAACCGGGCTCGCTGGTTCACGACTGCTACGCCAAGGACGTGATTGTTGAACGTCACCGTCATCGCTACGAAGTGAACAACAACCTGCTGCCACAAATCATGGAAGCCGGCCTGAAGATCTCCGGTCGCTCCGGCGATGGCGCGCTGGTTGAAGTGGTTGAAGCACCGGATCATCCATGGTTCGTCGCTTGCCAGTTCCACCCTGAGTTCACCTCGACACCACGCGACGGTCACCCGTTGTTCAGCGGTTTCGTAAAAGCGGCTTTGGCTCAACACCAGAAGAAGGCGTAA
- the kdsA gene encoding 3-deoxy-8-phosphooctulonate synthase: protein MAQKIIRVGDIEIANDKPMVLFGGMNVLESRDMAMQVCEEYVKVTEKLGIPYVFKASFDKANRSSVTSYRGPGLEEGMRIFQDIKQAFGVPIITDVHEPDQAAVVAEVCDIIQLPAFLSRQTDLVVAMAKTGAVINIKKAQFLAPQEMKHILSKCVEAGNDQLILCERGSSFGYNNLVVDMLGFGIMKQFEYPVFFDVTHALQMPGGRSDSAGGRRAQVTDLAKAGMSQSLAGLFLEAHPDPDNAKCDGPCALRLDKLEPFLAQLKALDELVKSFPTVETA, encoded by the coding sequence ATGGCCCAGAAGATCATCCGCGTCGGCGATATCGAGATTGCCAACGACAAGCCCATGGTGCTGTTCGGCGGCATGAACGTGCTGGAAAGCCGCGACATGGCGATGCAGGTCTGCGAAGAGTACGTCAAGGTCACCGAGAAACTCGGCATCCCTTACGTGTTCAAGGCCAGCTTCGACAAGGCCAACCGCTCGTCGGTGACCTCTTACCGTGGCCCCGGCCTGGAAGAGGGCATGCGGATCTTCCAGGACATCAAGCAAGCCTTTGGCGTTCCGATCATCACCGACGTTCATGAGCCTGATCAGGCCGCGGTCGTCGCTGAAGTCTGCGACATCATCCAGTTGCCGGCCTTCCTGTCGCGCCAGACCGACCTTGTGGTCGCGATGGCCAAGACGGGCGCGGTGATCAACATCAAGAAAGCCCAGTTCCTTGCGCCTCAGGAAATGAAACACATCCTGAGCAAGTGCGTGGAAGCGGGTAACGATCAGTTGATCCTCTGCGAGCGTGGTTCGAGCTTCGGCTACAACAACCTGGTCGTCGACATGCTCGGCTTCGGCATCATGAAGCAGTTCGAATACCCGGTGTTCTTCGACGTGACCCACGCGCTGCAAATGCCCGGTGGTCGCTCCGATTCCGCCGGTGGTCGTCGCGCCCAGGTCACCGACCTGGCCAAGGCCGGCATGAGCCAGTCGCTGGCCGGGCTGTTCCTCGAAGCCCACCCGGACCCGGACAACGCCAAATGTGACGGCCCTTGTGCCTTGCGTCTGGACAAACTGGAGCCATTCCTGGCCCAGCTCAAAGCGTTGGACGAACTGGTGAAGAGTTTTCCGACGGTAGAAACCGCGTAA
- the tilS gene encoding tRNA lysidine(34) synthetase TilS: MDQPAIDLSLRLLLNLKPWRNAATWHIAFSGGLDSTVLLHLLATLAKTHSLPALSAIHVHHGLQAVADAWPQHCQSICDALGVPLKIIRVQVKPGASLERAARDARYDAFRAATQVNEMLLTAQHRDDQAETLLFRLLRGAGVRGLSGMPQQRALGRGHLLRPLLDVTRAELEAYAVEHQLRWIEDPSNQDRQFSRNYLRHQVFPVLAERWPQAVATMARSAAHLSEAQELLDELAQIDLATANSTSDFDWLGVPSLALAALAQRSAARQRNALSHWLATRTRLPDSDHWSGWENLRDAVGDARPVWRLADGELHRGGGRIWWLSGGWLRGFSSEVDWPDPALPLQLPDNGVLSINGAIPVGPLHVRYRTGGEVMNLPDRGHRDMKRLLNERGVPGFVRGRLPLLYRGEQLLAVAGLPGLNGSATDGWVLQWVPPSEDQGLS; this comes from the coding sequence GCCTGCGATTGATTTGTCCTTAAGGCTTTTGCTGAATCTGAAGCCATGGCGCAACGCCGCAACCTGGCATATCGCCTTCTCCGGCGGCCTCGACTCCACGGTCCTGCTGCACTTGCTCGCAACACTTGCGAAAACCCATTCCCTGCCAGCGTTAAGCGCCATCCATGTCCATCACGGCCTTCAGGCTGTGGCCGATGCGTGGCCGCAACATTGTCAGTCCATCTGTGATGCGCTGGGTGTGCCGCTGAAGATCATTCGCGTTCAGGTCAAGCCGGGCGCCAGCCTGGAGCGCGCGGCCCGTGATGCTCGCTACGATGCCTTCAGGGCAGCAACCCAGGTTAATGAAATGCTGCTGACCGCGCAGCACCGTGACGATCAGGCCGAAACCCTGTTGTTTCGGCTTTTGCGCGGAGCGGGCGTCAGGGGGCTCTCGGGGATGCCGCAGCAGCGTGCCTTGGGCCGTGGTCATCTGCTACGCCCGTTGCTCGACGTCACCCGAGCAGAGCTTGAGGCCTATGCCGTCGAGCATCAGTTGCGCTGGATCGAAGACCCCTCCAATCAGGATCGGCAGTTCTCGCGCAATTACCTGCGTCATCAGGTATTTCCGGTGTTGGCCGAGCGCTGGCCGCAAGCCGTGGCGACCATGGCCCGTAGCGCTGCGCACCTGAGTGAGGCTCAAGAACTGCTCGATGAGCTGGCGCAAATCGATCTTGCTACCGCCAACAGCACCAGTGATTTCGATTGGCTGGGCGTGCCTTCCCTGGCGCTCGCGGCATTGGCGCAACGCTCGGCCGCACGCCAGCGCAATGCGTTGAGTCACTGGCTGGCGACGCGCACACGGTTGCCGGACAGTGACCACTGGTCGGGTTGGGAAAATCTGCGCGATGCCGTGGGCGATGCTCGTCCGGTCTGGCGCCTGGCGGACGGCGAGCTGCATCGCGGCGGTGGACGAATCTGGTGGTTGTCGGGTGGCTGGCTTCGCGGTTTTTCGTCAGAGGTTGACTGGCCAGATCCGGCTCTACCGCTGCAATTGCCGGATAACGGCGTGCTCTCGATCAATGGGGCAATCCCCGTTGGCCCGCTGCACGTGCGCTATCGCACGGGAGGCGAAGTCATGAATCTGCCTGATCGCGGACACCGCGATATGAAACGTTTGCTCAATGAGCGGGGTGTTCCTGGCTTCGTCCGTGGCAGATTGCCGCTGCTGTATCGCGGTGAGCAATTGCTGGCTGTGGCAGGCCTGCCGGGCTTGAACGGCAGTGCGACGGACGGCTGGGTTTTACAATGGGTGCCACCAAGCGAAGATCAAGGTTTGAGCTGA